From the genome of Hyperolius riggenbachi isolate aHypRig1 chromosome 9, aHypRig1.pri, whole genome shotgun sequence, one region includes:
- the LOC137531662 gene encoding WAP four-disulfide core domain protein 18-like, with amino-acid sequence MKSLLSLLVLLSPAVTFICQANVTQRITPVEDTSKAGTCPPQQDLSLSPCTRICTSDKECPSVYKCCTTFCDGAYCQIPNDKPGQCPPVVASDQTTCAKVTSCQSDTKCDEDLKCCPTACNKSSCQKPV; translated from the exons ATGAAGTCTCTGCTGAGCCTCCTGGTGCTTCTCTCCCCTGCTGTCACCTTCATCTGCCAAGCAAATGTCACCCAGAGGATTACACCTGTAGAAGACACAA GCAAGGCAGGAACATGCCCACCCCAGCaggatctctctctctccccatgtACTCGCATCTGCACCTCTGATAAAGAGTGTCCAAGTGTCTATAAATGCTGTACGACTTTCTGTGATGGAGCCTACTGCCAAATCCCCAATG ATAAGCCGGGACAGTGTCCACCAGTTGTTGCTTCAGATCAAACGACCTGCGCCAAGGTTACCTCATGCCAGTCTGACACAAAGTGTGATGAAGACTTGAAGTGCTGCCCAACTGCATGTAACAAGTCATCCTGCCAAAAGCCA